The Roseiconus lacunae nucleotide sequence GACATGGAAGAGCTGGAAGTCGGCAGCCACTACGAATTTGACTTGGTTCGCATTCCGATCCGATCGCTTTCCGACGAAGAACTCGAACGCCTTTCCAAAGAAGGTCAACTGTACCTGACGCTGGTCGAAATGCAGACGATCCGCGACCACTTCGTCAGCCTTGACCGAGACCCGACCGACATCGAACTGGAGACGATCGCGCAGACTTGGTCGGAACACTGCAGCCACAAAACGCTCGCCGGACGGATCCACTATCGCGGGGTCGGCGAAGACGGAACCCCCGGCGGTGACGAACGCCAGTACGACAACATGCTCAAAGAAACTGTCTTTGCGGCGACGCAGCAGATTCGAAAACAGCTTGCCGATGACGATTGGTGTGTGAGTGTTTTTAAAGACAACGCCGGTGTCGTCACCTTCAACGATCAGTACCACGCTTGCTTCAAAGTTGAAACGCACAACCACCCGTCGGCGCTTGAACCTTACGGCGGCGCCAATACCGGAATTGGCGGCGTGATCCGTGATCCGATGGGGACCGGGATGGGCGCTAAACCAGTTTGCAACACCGACGTGTTCTGCTTTGCACCGCCGGACACGTCACCGGAGGATCTGCCGCCGGGCGTGTTGCATCCGCGACGTGTGATGAAAGGCGTCGTCGCCGGGGTTCGCGATTACGGCAATCGCATGGGAATCCCGACGGTCAATGGCGCCGTGTACTTTGACCGACGCTACCTCGGTAACCCACTGGTGTACGCCGGCAACGTCGGCATGATCCCAGTCGGAATGGAAGACAAACAAGTTCACCCCGGTGACCTGATCGTTTCGCTTGGCGGACGAACCGGACGCGACGGAATCCATGGCGCAACATTCAGCAGTGCCGAGCTGACCAGCGAATCGGAGTCGCTTTCCGGTGGCGCGGTCCAAATCGGTAATGCGATCACCGAGAAGATGGTGTTGGATGTTTTGATGCAGGCCCGCGATCGTGGCTTGTACAACGCCGTGACCGACTGCGGTGCGGGCGGTTTCTCCAGTGCGGTCGGCGAAATGGGCGAAGACGTCGGTGCGGAGGTTTGGCTTGAGAAAGCGCCGCTGAAGTATGACGGACTGTCGTACACCGAAATCTGGATCTCAGAAGCTCAGGAACGCATGGTGCTGGCCGTCCCACGCGCGAAGTGGGATGAACTCCGCGAGTTGTGTGATAGCGAAGGCGTCGAGTCGGCCGTGTTGGGAGAATTCAAGCCGACCGGGCAATTGGATCTGACCTATCACGGCGAAACCGTCGGTAGCTTGAGCATGGCGTTCCTACACGACGGTCGGCCACCGGTGATCCGCGATGCGGTTTACCAACCGCCGGAAGTCAAGTCGCTTGACCAATCGACGTCGCTGTCGGCCGAGCAGCACCGCGAGTGCTTGCTAGGCGTGCTGTCCAGTTTGAACGTTGCCAGTAAGCACTGGGTGATTCGCCAGTACGATCATGAGGTTCAAGGCGGAAGCGTTGTCAAACCGTTGGTCGGTCCGCTGTGCGATGGTCCCAGCGATGCCGCCGTGGTGCGTCCATTGCTCGACAGTCAGCGAGGCCTCGTGATCTCCTGCGGCATGAACCCGCACTTCGGCGATTTTGACACCTATCACATGGCCGCTTCGGCGATCGACGAGGCGATGCGAAATGCCGTCGCCGTCGGTGCCGATCCGTCTAAGATTGCCATCCTGGACAACTTCTGTTGGGGCTACACCGATCGTCCCGAAACACTCGGGTCATTGGTCCGCGCGGCGATCGCTTGTTATGACGTCGCGATCGGATTGGGGACGCCGTTTGTCAGTGGCAAAGACAGCCTGAACAATGAATTCAGCTACACCGATGCGAGCGGAGACAAGCAAACGATTTCGATCCCGCCAAGTTTGCTGATCAGTGCCATGGGACAAATCGAAGACGTCGCGACCGCGGTGACGATGGACGCGAAAGAAGCTGGCAACGTTGTCTTCTTGGTCGGTCAAACCAAGGATGAATTCGGCGGTTCGCATTACTGCCTGGTTCGCGAACTCGAAGGCGGACAGGTGCCGGTCGTTGACGTTCCGGTGGCCAAGGCGACCTTTGCGGCCGTTCACGACGCGATTCGACAACGATTGGTCCGCAGTTGCCACGATCTTTCCGAAGGCGGCTTGGCAGTTGCGGCGGTGGAAATGGCGATGGCCGGGGGACTGGGGATGCAGCTGGATCTTGCCGCCGCCGGCAAACAGATGGCGACCGATTTGTCGGAAACGCAGTGGTTGTTCAGCGAATCGAACTCACGTTTCTTGCTCGAAGTACCGGCCGAGGCGAGCGAACCGATTGCCGAGATCTTTCGCAAGCACGGTGTCACTGCCGCACAGGTAGGTACAATAACGGCAGACGGCGTGCTGTCGGTCAAGGCAGTCGACGGCGAGTCAACCTGCTTGGAAGTCACCGTCGAAAACGCCAAACAAGCCTGGAAAAAGCCACTGGATCTTCAATGATTTCTGCCAACGTGCAATCGGAAGCGAGCACGACCTGGACTGTCGTTTTATCGAAAGGACAGTCGCGAAATCCGGTTAAACGATCGCTCGAACAAGCGATCGCCGAAGCGGCCGCCCAAATCGAGGGCGTGGCGGTCGTTGTCGTCCCCCACCTGTACGACTTGCCCAAAGGCGGCGAGTCGTTGACGACACTTGGCGAGATCGAATCGAACCTGATTGTCGCTTCCTGGATCTTTCCACGCGCCGCCCATTGGGTTCTCGATCGTAACGGCGTCCGCGGACAGTTCGTTGCCGTCGAAGACGAAGAGGAAGACGACAGCGAGGAAT carries:
- the purL gene encoding phosphoribosylformylglycinamidine synthase subunit PurL, translating into MPLWQIDIFPAANEMDREGARTSEEVGELGLGDQISVVFARGFLVQGDLDADQAQRLASGLLSDSVTERTVVAQVGEESLRQPPAGAENYRLVNVMPKAGVMDPVASSTINAARDIGYEVESVRTMRKYWIDASDDATFDSICRRALSNDSIEQVVVGPLDMEELEVGSHYEFDLVRIPIRSLSDEELERLSKEGQLYLTLVEMQTIRDHFVSLDRDPTDIELETIAQTWSEHCSHKTLAGRIHYRGVGEDGTPGGDERQYDNMLKETVFAATQQIRKQLADDDWCVSVFKDNAGVVTFNDQYHACFKVETHNHPSALEPYGGANTGIGGVIRDPMGTGMGAKPVCNTDVFCFAPPDTSPEDLPPGVLHPRRVMKGVVAGVRDYGNRMGIPTVNGAVYFDRRYLGNPLVYAGNVGMIPVGMEDKQVHPGDLIVSLGGRTGRDGIHGATFSSAELTSESESLSGGAVQIGNAITEKMVLDVLMQARDRGLYNAVTDCGAGGFSSAVGEMGEDVGAEVWLEKAPLKYDGLSYTEIWISEAQERMVLAVPRAKWDELRELCDSEGVESAVLGEFKPTGQLDLTYHGETVGSLSMAFLHDGRPPVIRDAVYQPPEVKSLDQSTSLSAEQHRECLLGVLSSLNVASKHWVIRQYDHEVQGGSVVKPLVGPLCDGPSDAAVVRPLLDSQRGLVISCGMNPHFGDFDTYHMAASAIDEAMRNAVAVGADPSKIAILDNFCWGYTDRPETLGSLVRAAIACYDVAIGLGTPFVSGKDSLNNEFSYTDASGDKQTISIPPSLLISAMGQIEDVATAVTMDAKEAGNVVFLVGQTKDEFGGSHYCLVRELEGGQVPVVDVPVAKATFAAVHDAIRQRLVRSCHDLSEGGLAVAAVEMAMAGGLGMQLDLAAAGKQMATDLSETQWLFSESNSRFLLEVPAEASEPIAEIFRKHGVTAAQVGTITADGVLSVKAVDGESTCLEVTVENAKQAWKKPLDLQ